Proteins from one methanogenic archaeon mixed culture ISO4-G1 genomic window:
- a CDS encoding signal peptidase I has protein sequence MNASTKILVVAICVLLAAVGGLTLYVKVSSDLDSSLSVVTSNSMQHDNSYSQLGVIDTGDAVVLQSVSQAASKDQIQSYVEALQTGYQTFGDYGSVIIYEGGSSKNPIIHRAIIWLDYNGNGTWSAPSLANYEGEWSCTGSSDYMRLSGKLSFTGITQSHKDVSVDLNSFTRNQSGFLTMGDNPTTNRNFDQNSHIITYPIGWDNIRSVAMMEIPWGGIVKLMMSDDYRHNVMEHSFNSLLSLIMLFVTVFSLIWFSDMHIVKKSYMKKLEEESKWDF, from the coding sequence GTGAACGCTAGTACGAAGATCCTCGTTGTCGCGATATGCGTGCTGCTGGCGGCGGTAGGGGGGCTGACGCTCTATGTCAAGGTGTCGTCGGATCTGGATTCCTCCCTCAGCGTCGTCACGTCCAACAGCATGCAGCATGACAACAGCTATTCCCAGCTGGGTGTCATCGACACCGGGGACGCCGTCGTACTGCAGAGCGTGAGCCAAGCGGCCAGCAAGGATCAGATCCAGAGTTATGTCGAGGCCCTCCAGACCGGCTACCAGACCTTCGGGGATTACGGATCGGTGATCATCTACGAGGGCGGGAGCAGCAAGAACCCAATCATCCACCGTGCCATCATCTGGCTGGACTACAACGGCAACGGGACATGGAGCGCACCCTCTCTTGCGAACTACGAAGGTGAATGGAGCTGCACTGGATCCTCCGATTACATGAGGCTCTCCGGAAAGTTGTCGTTCACAGGCATAACACAATCCCACAAGGATGTCAGCGTCGACCTGAACTCCTTCACGAGGAACCAGAGCGGATTCCTCACGATGGGTGACAACCCTACTACAAACAGGAACTTCGACCAGAACAGCCACATCATCACCTATCCCATCGGATGGGACAACATACGTTCGGTGGCGATGATGGAGATCCCTTGGGGAGGCATCGTCAAGCTAATGATGTCCGATGATTACCGTCACAACGTGATGGAGCATTCCTTCAACTCGCTGCTGTCCCTGATAATGCTATTCGTCACCGTCTTCTCGCTGATATGGTTCAGCGACATGCACATCGTGAAGAAGTCCTACATGAAGAAATTGGAAGAGGAAAGCAAGTGGGATTTCTGA